From one Melioribacteraceae bacterium genomic stretch:
- a CDS encoding GDCCVxC domain-containing (seleno)protein, whose product MKNIVYESTIKCPNCGFEKMLIMPEDACMHFYECENCKQLLKPLKGDCCVFCSYGSVVCPPRQKEDKCC is encoded by the coding sequence ATGAAAAATATTGTATATGAATCAACTATAAAATGCCCCAACTGCGGATTTGAAAAAATGCTGATAATGCCGGAAGATGCTTGTATGCATTTTTACGAATGCGAAAACTGTAAGCAATTATTGAAACCTTTGAAGGGCGACTGCTGTGTTTTCTGTTCATACGGTTCGGTAGTTTGTCCGCCGAGGCAGAAAGAGGATAAATGTTGTTGA